The genomic segment CGGCGCACAACCGCCGCACCGGCTTTTCAGCACACGAGTTCACCATGAGCGATATCAAGAAAGTCGTGCTCGCCTATTCGGGCGGTCTCGACACCTCCGTCATCCTGAAATGGTTGCAGGACAACTACGACGCCGAAGTCGTGACCTTCACGGCCGACATCGGCCAGGGCGAGGAACTGGAGCCTGCGCGCAAGAAGGCGCTGCAGCTCGGCATCAAGCAGGACAACATCTTCATCGAAGATCTGCGTGAAGAGTTCGTCCGCGATTTCGTGTTCCCGATGTTCCGCGCGAACACCATCTACGAAGGCGAGTATCTGCTCGGCACGTCGATCGCGCGTCCGCTGATCGCGAAACGCCAGATCGAGATCGCGCGCGCGACCGGCGCGCAGGCCGTCTCGCACGGCGCGACCGGCAAAGGCAACGATCAGGTCCGCTTCGAGCTCGGCTATTACTCGCTCGAACCGGGCATCAAGGTGATCGCGCCGTGGCGCGAATGGGACCTGCTCTCGCGCGAGAAGCTGCTCGCGTACGCGGAAAAGGCCGGCATTCCGATCGAAATGAAGCACAAGCAAGGCGGCGCGCCCTACTCGATGGACGCGAACCTGCTGCACATCTCGTTCGAAGGCCGCCATCTGGAAGACCCGAAGGCCGAAGCCGAAGCCGACATGTGGCGCTGGACCGTGTCGCCAGAAGAGGCGCCGGATCAGGCCGAGTACGTCGATATCGAATTCGAGAAGGGCGACCCCGTCGCGCTGAATGGCAAGCGCCTGTCGCCCGCCGACATGCTGACCGAGCTGAACCGTCTCGGCGGCAAGCACGGCATCGGCCGTCTGGATCTGGTCGAGAACCGCTACGTCGGCATGAAGTCGCGCGGCTGCTATGAAACGCCGGGCGGCACGATCATGCTGAAGGCGCATCGCGGCATCGAGTCGATCACGCTCGACCGCGAAGTGGCGCACCTGAAGGACGATCTGATGCCGCGTTACGCATCGCTGATCTACAACGGCTACTGGTGGAGCCCGGAGCGCCGCGCGCTGCAGGTGCTGATCGACCACACGCAGGAGAAGGTCAACGGCTGGACGCGCGTGAAGCTCTACAAGGGCAGCGTGTCGGTCGTCGCGCGCGATTCGAAGGAAACGCTGTTCGACAAGACCATCGCGACGTTCGACGACGACGGCGGCGCCTACGATCAGGCCGACGCCGGCGGCTTCATCAAGCTGAACGCGCTGCGCATGCGTATTGCCGAAAACGCGCGCCGCAAGCGCGGAGCGTAATCTCCCGCGTCAGAAACGAAAAAACCCGCCGGACTCTGGTTCGGCGGGTTTTTTCTGCGCGTCGGGAATCAGAGGCAGACCGGTTCCATCTCCAGCTCGACGTCGAAGCGCGCCAGCACATCGCGCCTGATGGCTTCGGCCAGTTCGAGCACTTGCGCGCCCGTCGCGCCGCCGCGATTCACGAGCACGAGCGCTTGCCGGTCATGCACCGCCGCGCCGCCGATGCTGCGCCCTTTCCAGCCGCATCGGTCGATCAGCCAGCCCGCCGCTAGCTTCGCTTGCCCATCTGCCTGTGGATACGAGACGACGCCGGGTTCGCGCGCTTTCAACGTCTCGAACGCCGCCGCGCTCACCACCGGATTCTTGAAGAAACTGCCGGCATTGCCGAGCACGGTCCAGTCGGGCAGCTTGGCGCGGCGCACGGCGACGACCGCATCGAAAATGGCCTGCGCATCCGGTTTCGCGGCGCCTTCGAGCGCGCGCGCGACATCGGCGTATTCGGCGCGCGGCGTCCACGCCTTCGGCAGCCGGAACACCACCGACGTGATCATGAAGCGCCCGCGCCCTGCCCGCTTGAAAAAGCTGTCGCGATAACCGAACGCGCAGGCGGCGCGATCGAAGTCCACGCGTTCGCCGGTCGCGAGCTCGACCGCGCTGAGCCGCTCGAAGCGCTCGCCCATTTCGAGCCCGTATGCGCCGATGTTCTGAATCGGCGCCGCGCCGACCGTGCCCGGAATCAGCGCGAGGTTTTCGAGACCCGGCATGCCCTGTGCGAGCGTCCAGGCGACGAATTCGTGCCAGTTCTCGCCCGCGCCGGCTTCGACGAGCCATGCATCGCCGGTCTCGCCGATCACGCGTTTCCCGCCAATGGCGACGATCAGCGCGACGCCGTCGAAATCGCGCGTCAGCACGATATTGCTGCCGCCGCCGAGCACGAGTTGCCGCATCTTCGCGATGCGCGCATCGGTGGCGAGCGCGACGGCAGCATCGACGGATTCGATGCGCAGGGCGTGGCGCGCGCGCACGTCGAAACCGAACGTGTTGTGCGTGAGCAGGGAGTATTCCGCGAGCAGCATGTGATCAGGCAGGTTTGGGGAAAACCGGGGCGCGTCGGTAGAATGACGCCAGGTCCGTGATTATAGCGATTGCGCGAGCCGCGCCCGACGCGCGCTCGCCTCAATGAAGGAGAATGACAAGATGCCATCGTTTGACGTCGTCAGCGAAGCAAACATGATCGAAGTGAAGAACGCGATCGAGCAGTCGAACAAGGAAATTTCCACGCGCTTCGACTTCAAGGGTTCGGATTCACGCGTCGAGCAGAAGGAGCGCGAACTCACGCTCTACGCCGACGACGATTTCAAGCTCGGCCAGGTCAAGGACGTTCTGCTGAACAAGCTGGCCAAGCGCAGCGTGGACGTGCGTTTTCTCGACTACGGCAAGCAGGAAAAAATCGGCGGCGACAAGCTGAAGCAGGTCGTCACGGTGAAGAAAGGCGTGTCGGGCGATCTGGCGAAGAAGATCGTCAAGATCGTGAAGGACAGCAAGATCAAGGTGCAGGCGAGCATTCAGGGCGACGCGGTGCGCGTGCAAGGCACCAAGCGCGACGACCTGCAAAGCGCGATTGCGCTGCTGAAGAAGGAAGTCACGGATACGCCGCTCGTCTTCAACAACTTCCGCGACTGATTCGCTGCCGCTTCAGAAGTAAAAAAGCCGTTCCGGTTTGTCTCGGAACGGCTTTTTGCTTTATTCGGCCGCCTGCGCCGCCTTTTTCTTCTCGCCGATGCGGCTTTCCTGCCCCGCCAGCAACTTCGAGATATTGGCGCGATGCCGCCAGATGAGCAGCAGGCTCATCGCCAGCACGGCGAGCGAGATGCGGCTCGGCCCGAACAGAAAGACCTGAAAGAACGGCGCGAACACGGCCGCGACGAGCGCCGCCAGCGACGAATAGCGGAAGAAGAATGCGATGATGACCCACGTGAGCAGCGTCGCGAGTCCAAGCGCCGGATGGATCGCGAGCAGCACGCCCGCCGCCGTCGCGACGCCCTTGCCGCCCTGGAACCTGAAGAAGACCGGATACAAATGCCCGAGGAACACGGCAATCGCAGCGAGCGCGGTGGCCGTGTTGATGTCCGCCGGACTCCAGCCGAAACTCGCGCCGAAATGAACGACGACCCACACGGGCAGCCAGCCCTTGAACGCATCTCCGATCAGCGTGAGGATCGCGGCCTTCTTGTTGCCGGTGCGCAGCACGTTGGTCGCGCCGGGATTGCCCGAGCCGTACGAGCGAGGATCGGCAAGGCCCATCGCGTGACTCACGACGACGGCGAATGAAATCGAGCCGATCAGATAGGACACGACGGCGACGATCAGAAAGATCATGATGTTTTTGCGGTGGTAGCGGGAGCGGAACGCATTCTAATCGACGCTCGCGCACTGCACGGGCTTTGCGTCGAGCAGTTGCGTCAGAACGGACGGTTTCAGGCTGACGAGATAGCCGCGCCGCCCGCCGTTCAGATAAATCAGGTCGAGATCGAGAATGCTCGATTCGACGTACACCGGCATCGCCTTCTTCGTGCCGAACGGCGAGGTTCCGCCCACGAGGAAGCCCGAGTGCCGGTTCGCCACTTCGGGCTTGCACGGCTCGATGCGTTTCGCGCCCGTCTGCCGCGCGAGGTTCTTGGTGGACACGGTGCGATCGCCGTGCATGAGGACGATCAGCGGCTTCGCGTGATCGTCCTCCATCACGAGCGTCTTGACGACGCGATGCTCGTCCACGCCGAGCTGACGCGCGGATTCTTCCGTGCCGCCGTGCTCGACATAATCGTAAGGATGTTCGCCGAACGCCACCTTGTGGCGGCGCAGGAACTGCGTCGCGGGCGTTTCGGATACGTGTTTGGCTTTCGACATGGACGCATTGTAACGAGTGCGCGCGCGTGAGAGGCCGTGGCACGATCGTTCGCGAATGAAACGCTACGTCACGTTTTCACCCGCGCGGATGATGCTCGCGATGCAGCTTGTGCAGACGCTCGCGCGCGACGTGCGTATAGATCTGCGTCGTCGAGATGTCCGAGTGCCCGAGCAGCAATTGCACGACGCGCAGGTCCGCGCCGTGATTGAGCAGATGCGTCGCGAACGCGTGACGCAGCGTGTGCGGCGAGAGCGGCGCGTGCACGCCGCCCTTCAGCGCATGGCGCTTGATGATGTTCCAGAATTGCTGGCGCGTCATGCCTTCGCCGCGCGTGGTGACGAAAAGCGCATCGGCTGCGCGCGCGCCGAGCAGCGCCGGGCGGGCTTCGCGCAGATAGCGTTCGAGCCACGCATGCGCCGTCTCTCCGAACGGAATCAGGCGCTCTTTCGAGCCCTTGCCCATCACGCGCACGACGCCCTCGTTGAGGCCGACCTCGACCGTCTTGAGCGTGACCAGTTCGGTGACGCGCAGGCCGCTCGCGTACATCAGCTCGAGCATCGTGCGGTCGCGCAGGCCGAGCGGCGTCTCGATGTCGGGCGCGCCGAGCAGCGCTTCGACCTGCGTTTCGTTGAGCGTCGACGGAAAACGCGGCGGCTGCCGCGCCGAACGCAGCTTCAGCGTCGGATCGGCGGTGGTGCGGTGCTCGCGCAAGGCCCACGCGTAGTAACGTCGGAACACGGACAGACGCCGGTTCGCCGAGGTCGCCTTGTCGCCGCGGCGCGCGGCCATGTAGCCGTTCATGTCGGCCTCGACGGCGAAATCGATCGACGCGCCGCGCGTCTTGCCGAGCCATTCCGCGAAAAGCTTGAGATCGCGCCGGTACGCTTCGAGCGAGTTTTTCGCGAGCCCGTGTTCGAGCCAGAGCGCATCGCAGAAGAGATCGATCGAGTCGTGGCTCGCGGTGAGTTCCGGCGTTTGTATTGCTTCAGTCGTTGCGCTCGTCATGCGATCGATACACCTTCATGCGCCAGCAGCCAGCGCTTCACATTGCGATAAAAACCCTCGCCGGGATGATGCGCGAAGCCGCCGATCCCGCCCGATGCCACTACCCGGTGGCACGGTATCACGATCGGCAGCGGATTGGAGCCGCACGCCTGCCCGACCGCGCGCGGCACGCTGCCGATCTCGCGCGCAAGCTGCCCGTAGGTCCAGACGTGCCCCGCCGCGATGCCTGAAATGCCCTGCCACACGCGCTGCTGAAACGCGGTGCCACGGATCGCGAGCGGCAGGTCGAAGCGCATCGACGGCGTGTCGAAGTAACGACGGATCTGCGCGGCGGCGTCGCGGGCGAGCGGCGTTTGCGGCTCGACGCTGTAGACATCGTCGGGCAGATAAACGATCTCGCGCACCGCCTGCGCATCGGCGCGAATGCCGACTTTGCCGAACGGCGCGTCGATCACGGCATCGAATGGAATGGTCTTCATGATTGCTCCAGCGCCCACCGAACGTGTTCGCGGACGAGTTCGGACGAGTCATCTTCACGCGCGCGCAACGCGTCGACGATAGCCTCGCGTTCGCCTGCATCGAGCGCGGAGGAACGCAACGCATTGCCCATCCCGACCGCGATATTGCGCAGCCACCGCTCATGCCCGATGCGCCGGATCGCGCTGCCCTGCATGCGGGTGTCGAAATCGTCGGCGCTCCATGCGAACAGGTCGACCAGCGTCGCGCGATCGAGCCCATGCCGCACGTCGAAATCCGCGACGGGCGCGGCCTGCGCGAACTTGTTCCACGGACAGACCAGCTGGCAATCGTCGCAGCCATACACGCGATTGCCGATCAGCGGACGCAGCGCTTCGGGAATGCTGCCGTGCAGTTCGATCGTCAGATACGAGATGCAGCGCCGCGCATCGACGCGATACGGCGCGACGATCGCACCGGTCGGACATGCGCCGATGCAGCGCGTGCACTGCCCGCAATGCGCGCCGTCCTGCTCGGGATGCGGATCGACGGGCAGCGGGACATCGACGAAGATTTCGCCGAGAAAGAACAGCGATCCGGCATCGCGATCGAGCAGCAGCGTGTGCTTGCCGCGCCAGCCGTTGCCCGCCTTCTGCGCGAGCGCGACTTCCAGCACCGGCGCGGAATCCGTGAACGCGCGATGCCCGAACGGCCCGATCTCGCTTTCGATGCGTTCCGCCAGTTGCTGCAGACGATTGCGCATGACCTTGTGATAATCGCGGCCGCGCGCATAGATGGAGACCATCGCCTGCGATGGCTTCGCGAGCCGCGACCATTCGATCGCGCGCCAGTCGTTCTTCTGACCATCGGCTGTCGCGACACTTTCATCGCCCTGTTTCGCGAGCGTGCGCGCCGGCAGATAGGCCATGCGCGCGGTGATAACACGTCGCGTCCCGGCCACAAGCTCGGCCGGTCTTGCGCGTTTCATCCCATGTTTGGCCATATAATCCATTTCGCCGTGATAGCCTGCTTCCAGCCAGTCATTCAGGCCTTTCTCGGCATCCGTCAGGTCGATATCACTGAAGCCGACGGCACCAAACCCTAACTCGCGCCCCCACGCCTTGATGCGTTGCGCGAGCTCCGCCAGCGCGTTTTCATCGAATTCGATGACGCGAGACTCTGAGACGGACTCAGCGGCGGCGTCGCTGGACGCGGTCGTGATTTCAACGGAATGTTCCGGCAATCGGTTCATCACGACATTTTACGAGCAATGCCCGAAAGCCCCGTACGAACGACGCAAGACCTTCCCTCCGCGCTTCTCGAACGCCGCTTCGAGTTGCGCGACGAAGCGGCGACGCTCGCTTTCGGAGAACGCTTCGCGCGCGCCATCGACGCCACGCGCATCCACGCATCGCAATCTTCTTCTGAACGATTTCACGGTCTTCAGGTCCAGTTGATCGGAGATCTGGGCGCGGGCAAGACCACGCTCGTGCGCGCCACGCTGCGCGCGCTCGGCCACGTCGGCCGCGTGAAGAGCCCGACTTACACGCTCGTCGAGCCATACTCGCTCGTCATCGAAAGCGGGCCGCTCGACGTTTATCACTTCGATCTCTATCGCTTCGCCGATCCGGCCGAATGGGCCGATGCCGGTTTTCGCGAATATTTCGATGCGGGCGCGCTGTGCCTCGTCGAGTGGCCGCAACAGGCGGGCGGCCTGCTCGGCGTGCCTGATCTCGTGTTCCAGTTGTCCCTGCCGGACCAGTTCACTCAGGAAGCACATTCGAACGAAGAAGAAGGCCGCGTACTGAGCGCGCGGGCGTTTAGCGAAACAGGAAAGTCATGTCTCGAAAGATGTTGATCAAGCCATTTCATTCGATCGAAGCGGGCGCCAGCGCGCCGCACAACTGGCGCCGCCGCCAGGTGCTGCGCGCGGGCGCCTCCACGCTCGTGCTCGCGCTCGTCGCACCGAAGCTCGCGCATGCGAGCAGTGTGCTTGGCGTGCGCGTGTGGCCCGCGCGCGATTACACCCGCGTGACGATCGAATCGGACCAGCCGCTGCAGAACGCCAATCAGCTGTTGCAGGGACCGGACCGGCTGGTCGTCGACCTTTCCGGCATCGATCTCGATCAGGCGCTGCGCGATCTCGTCTCGAAGATCACGCCGAACGATCCGCAGATTCAGGCAGTGCGCATCGGGCAGTATCAGCCGCATGTCGTGCGCATGGTGTTCGATCTGAAAGGCTCGGTGAAGCCGCAGGTGTTCACGCTGGGTCCTATCGGCAGCTACAAGTACCGCCTCGTGTTCGACCTGTACCCGGCGGTCGCGCCCGATCCGCTGATGGAACTGCTCGCGCAGACCGAGCGCAAGCAGGAGGCGCTCGACCGCGCCAATCCGAATCCGTCGACGCCGCCGCCCGCGACGCTCTCGGGACCTGCGACCGCGCAGAAGCCGACCACGCCCGATTCCACCGACGACTTTTTCCAGAAGTACGCGCAAAGCGACGCGCCGGTCGAGATCGCGCCATCCGTTCCGACGACGCCGAAGCCCGCCGCGAAACCGCGCGTGCCGTCCGCGCCGCCGGTCATCGCGAAGAAGGACGACGACGACGCCGATCAATACACCTTCTCCACGCCCAAGCAAGGCGCCGGCACGACGCGCCTGCTCACCGTCGCGATCGATCCGGGTCACGGCGGCGAGGACCCCGGCGCGATCGGCGGCCAGGGCACGTACGAGAAGCACATCGCGCTCGATATCGCGAAGAAGCTGCGCGCGAAGATCGACGCCCAGCCCAACATGCGCGCGATGATGACCCGCGACGCCGACTTCTTCGTGCCGCTCAACGTGCGC from the Caballeronia sp. NK8 genome contains:
- a CDS encoding argininosuccinate synthase; the protein is MSDIKKVVLAYSGGLDTSVILKWLQDNYDAEVVTFTADIGQGEELEPARKKALQLGIKQDNIFIEDLREEFVRDFVFPMFRANTIYEGEYLLGTSIARPLIAKRQIEIARATGAQAVSHGATGKGNDQVRFELGYYSLEPGIKVIAPWREWDLLSREKLLAYAEKAGIPIEMKHKQGGAPYSMDANLLHISFEGRHLEDPKAEAEADMWRWTVSPEEAPDQAEYVDIEFEKGDPVALNGKRLSPADMLTELNRLGGKHGIGRLDLVENRYVGMKSRGCYETPGGTIMLKAHRGIESITLDREVAHLKDDLMPRYASLIYNGYWWSPERRALQVLIDHTQEKVNGWTRVKLYKGSVSVVARDSKETLFDKTIATFDDDGGAYDQADAGGFIKLNALRMRIAENARRKRGA
- the murB gene encoding UDP-N-acetylmuramate dehydrogenase, producing MLLAEYSLLTHNTFGFDVRARHALRIESVDAAVALATDARIAKMRQLVLGGGSNIVLTRDFDGVALIVAIGGKRVIGETGDAWLVEAGAGENWHEFVAWTLAQGMPGLENLALIPGTVGAAPIQNIGAYGLEMGERFERLSAVELATGERVDFDRAACAFGYRDSFFKRAGRGRFMITSVVFRLPKAWTPRAEYADVARALEGAAKPDAQAIFDAVVAVRRAKLPDWTVLGNAGSFFKNPVVSAAAFETLKAREPGVVSYPQADGQAKLAAGWLIDRCGWKGRSIGGAAVHDRQALVLVNRGGATGAQVLELAEAIRRDVLARFDVELEMEPVCL
- a CDS encoding YajQ family cyclic di-GMP-binding protein, whose amino-acid sequence is MPSFDVVSEANMIEVKNAIEQSNKEISTRFDFKGSDSRVEQKERELTLYADDDFKLGQVKDVLLNKLAKRSVDVRFLDYGKQEKIGGDKLKQVVTVKKGVSGDLAKKIVKIVKDSKIKVQASIQGDAVRVQGTKRDDLQSAIALLKKEVTDTPLVFNNFRD
- the plsY gene encoding glycerol-3-phosphate 1-O-acyltransferase PlsY; translated protein: MIFLIVAVVSYLIGSISFAVVVSHAMGLADPRSYGSGNPGATNVLRTGNKKAAILTLIGDAFKGWLPVWVVVHFGASFGWSPADINTATALAAIAVFLGHLYPVFFRFQGGKGVATAAGVLLAIHPALGLATLLTWVIIAFFFRYSSLAALVAAVFAPFFQVFLFGPSRISLAVLAMSLLLIWRHRANISKLLAGQESRIGEKKKAAQAAE
- the ybaK gene encoding Cys-tRNA(Pro) deacylase — protein: MSKAKHVSETPATQFLRRHKVAFGEHPYDYVEHGGTEESARQLGVDEHRVVKTLVMEDDHAKPLIVLMHGDRTVSTKNLARQTGAKRIEPCKPEVANRHSGFLVGGTSPFGTKKAMPVYVESSILDLDLIYLNGGRRGYLVSLKPSVLTQLLDAKPVQCASVD
- the xerD gene encoding site-specific tyrosine recombinase XerD, with the translated sequence MTSATTEAIQTPELTASHDSIDLFCDALWLEHGLAKNSLEAYRRDLKLFAEWLGKTRGASIDFAVEADMNGYMAARRGDKATSANRRLSVFRRYYAWALREHRTTADPTLKLRSARQPPRFPSTLNETQVEALLGAPDIETPLGLRDRTMLELMYASGLRVTELVTLKTVEVGLNEGVVRVMGKGSKERLIPFGETAHAWLERYLREARPALLGARAADALFVTTRGEGMTRQQFWNIIKRHALKGGVHAPLSPHTLRHAFATHLLNHGADLRVVQLLLGHSDISTTQIYTHVARERLHKLHREHHPRG
- a CDS encoding methylated-DNA--[protein]-cysteine S-methyltransferase is translated as MKTIPFDAVIDAPFGKVGIRADAQAVREIVYLPDDVYSVEPQTPLARDAAAQIRRYFDTPSMRFDLPLAIRGTAFQQRVWQGISGIAAGHVWTYGQLAREIGSVPRAVGQACGSNPLPIVIPCHRVVASGGIGGFAHHPGEGFYRNVKRWLLAHEGVSIA
- the queG gene encoding tRNA epoxyqueuosine(34) reductase QueG, coding for MNRLPEHSVEITTASSDAAAESVSESRVIEFDENALAELAQRIKAWGRELGFGAVGFSDIDLTDAEKGLNDWLEAGYHGEMDYMAKHGMKRARPAELVAGTRRVITARMAYLPARTLAKQGDESVATADGQKNDWRAIEWSRLAKPSQAMVSIYARGRDYHKVMRNRLQQLAERIESEIGPFGHRAFTDSAPVLEVALAQKAGNGWRGKHTLLLDRDAGSLFFLGEIFVDVPLPVDPHPEQDGAHCGQCTRCIGACPTGAIVAPYRVDARRCISYLTIELHGSIPEALRPLIGNRVYGCDDCQLVCPWNKFAQAAPVADFDVRHGLDRATLVDLFAWSADDFDTRMQGSAIRRIGHERWLRNIAVGMGNALRSSALDAGEREAIVDALRAREDDSSELVREHVRWALEQS
- the tsaE gene encoding tRNA (adenosine(37)-N6)-threonylcarbamoyltransferase complex ATPase subunit type 1 TsaE, with the protein product MPESPVRTTQDLPSALLERRFELRDEAATLAFGERFARAIDATRIHASQSSSERFHGLQVQLIGDLGAGKTTLVRATLRALGHVGRVKSPTYTLVEPYSLVIESGPLDVYHFDLYRFADPAEWADAGFREYFDAGALCLVEWPQQAGGLLGVPDLVFQLSLPDQFTQEAHSNEEEGRVLSARAFSETGKSCLERC
- a CDS encoding N-acetylmuramoyl-L-alanine amidase; translation: MSRKMLIKPFHSIEAGASAPHNWRRRQVLRAGASTLVLALVAPKLAHASSVLGVRVWPARDYTRVTIESDQPLQNANQLLQGPDRLVVDLSGIDLDQALRDLVSKITPNDPQIQAVRIGQYQPHVVRMVFDLKGSVKPQVFTLGPIGSYKYRLVFDLYPAVAPDPLMELLAQTERKQEALDRANPNPSTPPPATLSGPATAQKPTTPDSTDDFFQKYAQSDAPVEIAPSVPTTPKPAAKPRVPSAPPVIAKKDDDDADQYTFSTPKQGAGTTRLLTVAIDPGHGGEDPGAIGGQGTYEKHIALDIAKKLRAKIDAQPNMRAMMTRDADFFVPLNVRVQKAQRVSADLFVSIHADAFTSPDARGSSVFALSEHGASSAAARWMANKENASDQVGGINVKSQDASVNRALFDMSTTAQIRDSMRYGSFVLNEIGGINKLHKGSVEQAGFAVLKAPDIPSILVETAFISNPDEEARLNDDAYRDKMANAIMKGIKRYFAANPPLAKGRMT